DNA from Amycolatopsis sp. DSM 110486:
GTCGAGTACGGGTCCTTTGTCGCGGTTCACGGGTTGAGTTTCACGGTGCGGGCCGGTGAGGTCTTCGGGTTGCTGGGGACGAACGGTGCGGGCAAGACGTCGACGATGGATGTGTTGGAGGGGTACCGGAGGCCGAGCGCCGGGAGCGTGCGGGTGTTCGGGGTGGATCCGGCCAGTGAGCGCGAGAAGGTGGCGCCGCGGGTGGGGATCATGTTGCAGGAGGCGGGGTTCTTCGACGATCTGACGGTGGTCGAGTCCATTCGGGCGTGGCGGAGGTTCACGGCGGATGCGATGACGGTGGACGAGGCTGTCGAACTGGTGGATCTGGGGAAGGTCGCGGGTACGCGGGTCGGGAAGTTGTCGGGTGGGGAGCGGCGGCGGCTGGATCTGGCGTTGGCGGTGTTGGGGCGGCCGGAGTTGTTGTTCCTGGATGAGCCCACGACGGGGTTGGATCCGCAGGCGCGGCGGCGGACGTGGCACGTGCTGGAGAACATGGTCGCGGGCGGCATGGCGATCCTGCTGACCACGCACTACATGGAAGAGGCGCAGTACCTCGCGAACCGCGTGGCGATCATGGACCGCGGGCGGATCATGCGGCACGGGTCCGTGGACGAGGTGATCGGCGCGGACCACGGGTCGACGGTCACGTTCGTCAGTGAGGTGGCGGTGCCGGTCGAGCTGGCCGGGGTGTCGGAGGACGGCCGCCACTACGAGCTGAGCAGCACAGATCCACAGGCGGACCTGCACCGGCTGCTCGACTGGGCCGGCCGCGCCGGAGCGCGGATCTCGGACCTCGAGGTCCGGCGCAACTCGCTCGAAGACGTTTTCCTCAAGGTGGCCGACGAGGCCGCCCTCGCCACCACCGCGAAGGAGCGCTGATGACCGCCATCGCCCCCGCGTACGCCGGACCTCGTCGTTCACTCGGCTTCTGGCGCTACACCTGGTCGCAATTCCTGTTGTCGCAGAAGGTGCACTGGCGCGATCTCGGATTCGCGCTCACCGGTGTGCTCATTCCGCTCGGGCTCGGCATCGGATTGCCGGCGAGCCAGCACGGCAAGGGCGCCATCGCCGGCGTCGACGGCGGGGTCTACCTGCTGCCCGGGATGATGGGATTCGTTCTCGTCTGGATCGTCTACAACGTGGTGAACTCGGCGACCAGCCGACGCGGAAAACTGATTTACAAACGCCTTCGCGGCACGCCATTGCCGGACACCGCCATCATGACCGGCGAAGCGATGAGCGGATCGGTCACGAGCATCGCGCAGGTGGTCGTCCTGCTCGTTTTCGGGCTGACGTACCTGGGTGCGCCGGCTCCGGCAAACCCGCTGTTGCTGCTGGTCGGCGTGGTGCTGGGGGCGTTCACGTTCGCGTTGCTGGCGATCGGGGTGTCGGGTCTGCTGCCGACCAGCGAGGTGTCCACGTGGATCGTGACGCCATTCCTGTTCCTCATGATGTTCGCGTCCGGGATCGTTTTCCCGCTGTCCGAAATGCCGCACTTCCTTCAGGTGCCGGTGCAGTACCTGCCGTCGAGTTCGGTCGTGGAAATCCTGCGCACCGCGTATCTCGGCCGCGACTTCGCCTCGAATCCGGCGACGGCACAGTTGCCGCACCAGGTCGGATTCCTGGAGTCGTTCAGGGCGTGCGTTATGCCCCTGGGACTACTGTGTGCCTGGATCGGCGTTTCCCTCGGCCTGGGCAAGCGCTTCTTCAAGTGGGACCCG
Protein-coding regions in this window:
- a CDS encoding ABC transporter ATP-binding protein, which codes for MGREAVVEVDGLRVEYGSFVAVHGLSFTVRAGEVFGLLGTNGAGKTSTMDVLEGYRRPSAGSVRVFGVDPASEREKVAPRVGIMLQEAGFFDDLTVVESIRAWRRFTADAMTVDEAVELVDLGKVAGTRVGKLSGGERRRLDLALAVLGRPELLFLDEPTTGLDPQARRRTWHVLENMVAGGMAILLTTHYMEEAQYLANRVAIMDRGRIMRHGSVDEVIGADHGSTVTFVSEVAVPVELAGVSEDGRHYELSSTDPQADLHRLLDWAGRAGARISDLEVRRNSLEDVFLKVADEAALATTAKER
- a CDS encoding ABC transporter permease — encoded protein: MTAIAPAYAGPRRSLGFWRYTWSQFLLSQKVHWRDLGFALTGVLIPLGLGIGLPASQHGKGAIAGVDGGVYLLPGMMGFVLVWIVYNVVNSATSRRGKLIYKRLRGTPLPDTAIMTGEAMSGSVTSIAQVVVLLVFGLTYLGAPAPANPLLLLVGVVLGAFTFALLAIGVSGLLPTSEVSTWIVTPFLFLMMFASGIVFPLSEMPHFLQVPVQYLPSSSVVEILRTAYLGRDFASNPATAQLPHQVGFLESFRACVMPLGLLCAWIGVSLGLGKRFFKWDPKRSG